The Thiorhodovibrio frisius genome segment CTGGCGAGATCATCACCCCAAGCGAGCGCGTTATAGCGCCAGGCCGCCCGCAACGGCCAGGGCGCGATCGCGACCAGCGCAGCCGCTAGCCAGGCGACCTCGGACCAGCCGGCACGGCCGAGATCGCCGAAGGTCCAGAATAGGGTCGCCGCGGCCTGGCTGTCGGAGGCAAAGTACTGAACGATCATCGTCGCGGCGCTGGCGAAGGCGCCGAGCGCAATGCCGGCCAAGACCACCGCCTCGGGCGTCAGGCCGCGGAGTGTGCCAATGAGTAGGATCAGCGATGCCGCGCCGAGGCCACCAGTCAGCGCCAAGCCGACCACGCTCATCGGCGCTTGCAGGGTCATGGCCTCGGTGCCCACCGCATGCAAGGCACCGGCATCGAAGAGCACGATGGCACAGGTCGCCCCGAGGGCTGCGCCTTGCGAGATGCCGAGTGTGAAAGGCGATGCCAGCGGATTGCGCAGTAGCCCCTGCAGCACCGCGCCAGCCAGGCCCAAGGAGGCGCCGGCCAGCAGCGCCGCGATCACCCGCGGAAGCCGCAACCCCCAGATGACCTGTGCGGCAACCAGCTGTTCGCGATCCGCCGGCGAGGGCCCGGCGAACAACGCCGCCGCGACTGCGCCAGGACCGAGCTGGTAGGAGCCACTGCCAAGCGCAATCAGCAGCAGCACCGCGAGCGCAATGACCATCATCAGCCCGAGTAGCAAGCGTTGGCGGAGCAGGCGCAGGTAACATTGGATGGGGGCGCCCCGACCCTCAGGCGGGATATCAGCCGTCATCAGTCGGCAGCGGGTAAACCTCGCCAGCCAGGAGATCAACACGCGCGAACCCAGGCTGCCCCACCTGCCCCTCCGCGCGCAGACGCGCATACATCGGCTTGCCGTAGAAATCTCGGTAGATCGCGTCGGCCTTGGCGATGGGATCAAACTCCGGGAACTGCTCCGGATAGAGCCTTGAGGCGATGAACCAGGCGTTAATCAACGCATGCTCAACGTTGGTGTTGTAGGAGTTGAACGGCAAGGTCGCGAAGACCTGTCCGCGTTGCACCGCGTCAAGTGCGGCGAACAGCCCTGGATTGACCGCGACCTCCTTCAGCACCGCGGGCAGGCCGCCACCGTCGATGAACAGGACTGGCGGATTCCAAGCCAGTAGCTGCTCCGGATCAATAAAGCGATGACCGGACTCGGCGATGCGATCGGCCAGGTTGTCGGCACCCGCCCAGCGCATCGGCAGATGGCCAGCCTGAGTGCTGGCGAGCCCTTGCTGCCCCTTGAGGCTGATGCCGCCAATGTAGGCGCTGACCGGCTCGACGCCAACCACAGGTGCCGACAGTTCGGCAAGCGAGGTATCGATGGCGCCGAGCAGCGTCTCGGCACGGTCTTGGCGCCCGAGCGGTTCCGCCAACCGGCGCAGTGATTCGGCAAATACCGGCAGTTGGAGCTCGC includes the following:
- a CDS encoding FecCD family ABC transporter permease, which gives rise to MTADIPPEGRGAPIQCYLRLLRQRLLLGLMMVIALAVLLLIALGSGSYQLGPGAVAAALFAGPSPADREQLVAAQVIWGLRLPRVIAALLAGASLGLAGAVLQGLLRNPLASPFTLGISQGAALGATCAIVLFDAGALHAVGTEAMTLQAPMSVVGLALTGGLGAASLILLIGTLRGLTPEAVVLAGIALGAFASAATMIVQYFASDSQAAATLFWTFGDLGRAGWSEVAWLAAALVAIAPWPLRAAWRYNALAWGDDLASGLGVSVARQRLIGTAAAAALAAITTAFLGVIGFIGLIAPHAIRLLIGGDQRFLLPFSALAGALILLGADTLARVLIAPVMLPVGAVTALLGAPLLLVLLLRQRR
- a CDS encoding ABC transporter substrate-binding protein — its product is MRRRKLLRAAALGSLWPAIPLAASAGSRPDATAAVASSSTKQPLPKMVALGPGALRLLVYLNATDGLCAIEAMEQRGPNGRPYTFMLGDLNEQLPVIGPGGVGRLPDLERLLMVEPDLAVAVTLDEQQVRMLEQRAGIPVLLLSYGDIGELQLPVFAESLRRLAEPLGRQDRAETLLGAIDTSLAELSAPVVGVEPVSAYIGGISLKGQQGLASTQAGHLPMRWAGADNLADRIAESGHRFIDPEQLLAWNPPVLFIDGGGLPAVLKEVAVNPGLFAALDAVQRGQVFATLPFNSYNTNVEHALINAWFIASRLYPEQFPEFDPIAKADAIYRDFYGKPMYARLRAEGQVGQPGFARVDLLAGEVYPLPTDDG